The DNA sequence AGCATTCCTACTATCGGAACTATCACGTGTGGGAAACCTTGGTGCGCGGGGATGCGCCGCCCGCTTACGGCGTGGCGCGCAAGCGCGAGGACTGCCGCACGACGCGCAGCGTGTTCAATGCACGGGCCGGCGCGGCGGAGCGCGCGCTCGGTGAGGTGCTCGCCGCGGTGCCGGCGCGGCATGTGATCCTCTCGTTCTCGGACGAAGGATTCGTGTCGTTGGATGCGCTGCGCGCGATGCTGCAGGCGCGCTTCGGCGACGTGGCGGCGGTGCCGGTGCCGTCGAAGCGCTATGTGGGCGCGAAGATCGGCATCTACTCGACCGATGGAAGCCTGGTCGGGGCCCCCGGCCACTTGATGAACACGGAGTGGCTGTTCGTCGCGGGGCCCGATGCCGCGGGGATCTCGGCGCGTGCGGACGGCGTGGCGCTGGCGGAGGTCGCGTGAACGCGCCTGGGCATTCGGCGGTCGCGGCGGAGCACTGGTTGCCGGTGCACACGGCGTTGGTGCAGGGCTTGGTGCACGCCTGCAACAATCGCGTGGCCGCGCTCAGCGGCATCACGCAGCTCTACGAAGCGCAGCTCTCCACGAGCGAAGAGGGCATGCAGCAGTTGGGGGGCGAAGTGGAGCGGATGCGGCAGTTGATGGCGATGTTCCGCTTGGTGTCGGCGACGGGTGGCTCGCGTCGCGAGCCGGCGCGCATGGGCGAGGCGCTGCGGTCGGCGGCGGCGTTGCTGGCGTATCACCTGGAGGCGCGCCAGGCGCAGTTCACCGCGCCCGAGGATTCTCCGGACGTGGAGCCGGTGCTCCTGCTGACGGGCGATCCGCTGCGCTTCGCACTGCTCGCGTACTTGGCCGCCGCGGCCGGCGCGGGAAAGGGCGGTGGCGTGACGGCGTCGGTGGCGCGGGTGCTCGACGAAACGCTGGTGACGATCACGGCGCCGGGGCGCGAGGCGGACCTGCGTGCACGCGAGGAGTTCACGGCGTTGGCACAGGCGGCAGAGCGCGAAGGGGGAAGCCTCCGCAGCGCGCCGGGGCCCGACGGGTCTGTGCTGCTGCTGCTCGCGTTGCCCGGTCTGCAAAAGGCGACGGCGCGGGGTTAGCCGCGCCGTCGGGTACTACCGCTGCGTGTCGCGCGGGGTGCTCGCGTTAGAACGCGCGCTCGGCGTCGATCCGCAGGTGCTGCTGCCAGTCGGTGCCGGCGGCGTCGGTGACGCGGACCCGGACCGGGATGGTGGCGCCGTTGGTGACGTCGCCCAAACCGATGGTGGCGGGCGTGGCGGTCCAGTTGCCGTTCTGGTCGAGCACCGTGACGCCTTCCGGGAGCTCGAGGGCGTCGAGCGTCCAGCGGACGTTGCCGCGCACCGTGTAGGTGGCGAGGTACTCGGTGAAGCCGTTGCCCTTATGGGTCTGGGTGAGGGCGACCGTTTCGGTGGCGCGGAGGTAGGCGGGGATCGTCAACCCGGCGGTGACGCGGACGGTGGCACGCGCCCCGTTCCCAACGGCCAGCGCAGTGGTCTGCGCGGCAACCGGCGCTGCGGTGATCAGCGCTGCGGCGAGGATGAGGGTCAGGGTGCGCATATCGAGCTCCGTTAGGTTCTGACCCCTTCTATTTCACGTTCTGTGCCGCTCTTTGTATCCTCGTAAGTGATTGCTTTGTAATGACTTACTGAATTTCATCCTAGGGTTCACCACCCGGCAATTTTCGCCGAGTGGCAAGAGTTGCCGAGCAAGTTCTGTTGCGTCAGGCGACGCGCGGGTTTGTGAGGCGGAGCTTGAGTTGACGCAGGGCGCGGGCGCGGATGCGGCTGGCGCCCGATTCGGTGACGCCGAGTCGGGGGGCGATTTCGCGGAGCGGGCGGTCTTCGAAGAAGGAGAGGACGAGGACTTCGAGGGCGTCGCGGTCGAGCGAGTGCAGGGCCTCGCGCAGGCGTTCGCGTTCGCGCTCCCGATCGAGTTCGAGATCGAGGTCGGGGTCGACGGCGGGAATGCGATCTTCGCGGCGCGGGGTGTCGATGTGCGGCGGCGCCTGGCTGGCGTCGAGACTCAAGGGTGTGGCGTCGAGCGCCTCGCGTTCCCAGGCGAGCAGTCCGAGGAGGTCGGTGTCGAGCGCGTCGGCGAGTTCCTGGCTGTCGGGATTGCGGTGCAGCGACTGCGCGAGGGAATCGCGGGTGCGTTCGAGTCGGCGGGCGCGGGTTCGCGCGCCGCGCGTGAGCGGATCGACGCGACGGAGTTCGTCGAGCATGGCGCCGCGGATGCGCGTGGCGGCGTAGGTGGAGAACGCGAGTCCGCGGGAGGCGTCGAAGGCTTCGGCGGCGGCGAGGAGTCCCCCGAGGCCGGCGCTGACGAGCTCGTCGAGATCGGCGTCGTCGGCGAGCGTCGTGTGCAGCCGGCGGGCGAGATAGTGCACCAGCCCGATGTGGCGCTGCACGAGTTCGTCGCGGTGGAAAGACATCCTGAGACTCCGAGGCGTGATGGTCCGCCGATAGGGAGTTCAGGAATCGTGCCGCAGCGAAATTCTGCTAAACTACTTCAAATCAACGACTTACACTCAGCGGGCAACGCAAAATCGCCCGGCGAATCTCGCCGAGCGGCAGTTTTCGCCGAGTTGTAATGGTTAGGCGTCCGGGGCGTTCAGGCGCGTGCGGAGCGTGCGGATCGAGATGCCGAGCAGCTCCGCGGCTTTCGTGCGATTGCCGTTGGTGCGCGCGAGTGCGACCTCGATCAAGCGCTGCTCGGCGCTGGCGATGTCGAGCGAGTCGAGCACGATGGCGCCGTCGGGAAGCGTCGCGGGGTTTGCCGCGGCACTGGTCGCGGGGACGGCGACGGGCGTGGCGCGGCGGTCGGTCCCCGCGAAGGCCGGGAAGGTCAGCACCGGATCGCGCGAGAGCACGACGGCGCGTTCCACCAGGTGCTGCAGCTCGCGGACGTTGCCGGGCCAGGCTTGGGCGCGCAGCCACTCCATGGCGTCGGGGGCGATGCCTTGGATGTCCTTCTTGTACTCCTGCGCCGCGCGCATCGCGAAGCGCATGGCGAGCAACGGGATGTCGCTGCGACGTTCGCGAAGCGGCGGGATGTGGATCGGGATGACGCTGAGGCGGAAATAGAGATCCTGGCGGAACCTCCCCTCAGCCGCGTCCTCGGCGAGCGCGCGGTTGGACGTCGCGATGATGCGCACGTCGACCTTGATCGGCGTCTCGCCGCCGACGCGTTCGAACTCGCCTTCCTGCAGCACGCGCAGGAGCTTGGCCTGGAGATCGAGCCGCATCTCGCTGATCTCGTCGAGCAGCAGCGTGCCGCGGTTGGCGCGCTCGAAGGCGCCTTCGACGCGCTTGATGGCGCCGGTGAAGGCGCCCTTCTCGTGGCCGAACAGCGCGCTCTCGATGAGGCCTTCGGGAATGGCCGCGCAGTTGATCTTGATGAACGGCTGGCTGCGCCGTTCGCTCTGCTCGTGGATGGCGCGCGCGAAGAGTTCCTTGCCGGTGCCGCTCTCGCCGAGCAGGAGCACGGAGGCGCGGGTCGGGGCGGCCATGGCGACTTCGTTGAGCGCCTTCTGGATCGCCGGCGAGTCGCCGAGGATCTGCTGGTTCTGCCGCAGCTGCATGACTTCGTCGCGCAGCGCGGCGTTCTCGCGCTTGAGGCTCTCGAACTTGAGCGCCTGCTCGAGGGCGATCTCGAGATGCGGTCCATCGACGGGCTTGGTGATATAGTCCACCGCGCCGGCCTTGATGGCACTCACCGCGTGCTCGATGCTCGCATAGCCGGTGAGGATGATGAGCGGGATGTCGTAGCCTTCGGTCTTCAGGAGCTCGAGCAGGTCGAGGCCCGTGAGGCCCGGCATCTGGTGGTCGGAGACGATGAGGTCCACGCGTTCGCGCGCGAGGACCTTCAGGGCCTCGTGGACGGACGAGGCCCCGACCGCATGGTGGCCGGCGCGCTCGATCATGTGGCCGAGCAGCTGGCCGACTGCCGGTTCGTCGTCGACGTAGAGGATGGTCGCCATCGCTCGGACGAAGGTAACTTCCGCGCATGCCTCCACGCCACGCGAAGGCCATCGCGCACCTGAGCGCCGTCGATCCGATCCTCGGCCGCTGGATCGCGCAGGCCGGCCCCTGCTCGCTGACGCGCGAGCGCAGCGGGACCCATTTCGCCGCTGTCGCGCGTTCCATCATCTACCAGCAGTTGAGCGGCAAGGCGGCCGGGACCATCCACGCGCGCTTCGAGGCGCTGTTCGACGGACGGTCGCCGGAGCCGCACGAGGTGCTGAAGGTCAAGCACACGGCGCTGCGCGGCATCGGGCTCTCGGAGCGCAAGGCCGAGTACGTGCGCGGCCTCGCGGAAGACGTGCATCGGGGGCGGATCCCGCTCGAGCGCGTGGACGCGATGCCAGACGCCGAGGTGATCGAGACGCTCACGCAGGTGCGCGGGGTGGGGGAGTGGACCGCGCAGATGTTCTTGATGTTCCGGCTGGGGCGGCTTGATGTGCTGCCGACGCTGGACCTCGGGATACAGACCGCCATCAAGCGGCTTTATGGACTGCGCTCGCATCCCAAACCGGAGCGCGTGGCGAAACTCGGCGCCAAGTGGGCGCCTTACCGGACGGTGGCTTCGTGGTATCTGTGGAGAGTGGTGGACGATCCGCCGCAGTAGCGGCGACTGGCTCGGCGTTGCCGCGCGGCACGGTGGTGCAGCGGCGCACCGAGATGCCGGTGAGCGCCGAGGCGCTGTTCGCCTGGCACGAGCGGCCGGGTGCGTTCGAGCGCTTGACCCCGGGGTTCATGCCGGCGCGCGTGCTCTCGCGCAGCGGCGGCATCACAGACGGCTCGCGCGTGACGCTGGGCATCCCCGTCGGGCCGGTGACGACGACCTGGGAAATGGAACACGTCGGCTACGTGCAGGGCCGCGAGTTCCGCGATGTGCAGCGCTCGGGCCCGTTCGCGCACTGGGAGCACATCCACCGGATGGAGCCGCTCGGCGACTCCACGAGTGTGCTCGATGACCGCATCACGTATGCGCTGCCGTTGCCGCCCTTCGGCGACGTGGTCGCCGGCTGGTTCACGCGCGAGCGCCTCGAGCGCCTGCTGCAGTGGCGGCATGCACTGACCAAGCTCGACCTCGAGCGACACGCGCAGTTCGCCGCGCAGCCGCGGCTGCGCATCGCGGTCACGGGCGCCAGCGGATTCCTCGGCACATCGCTCTGCGCCTTTCTCACGACGGGCGGGCACAGCGTACTGCGCATCGGGCGCGGGCGCGGCAACGACGTGCACTGGGATCCGGCGCGCGGGCAGCTCGATGCGAGCGCCCTGGAGGGCGTGGACGCCGTGATCCACCTCGCGGGGTCGAGCGTGGCCGAGCGCTGGACGTCGGAGCACAAGCGCAGCATCCGCGAGAGCCGCGTGCAGTCGACGCGGTTGATCGCGCAGGCCATCGCGAAGCTCACGCGCAAGCCGCGCGTGCTGCTGAGCGGCTCGGCGATCGGCATCTATGGGTCGCGCGCCGACGAGGTCCTGGACGAGTCGTCGACGCTCGGCGACGACTTCCTGGCCGACGTGGGGCGCGAGTGGGAAGCCGAGACGCGCGCGGCGGAAGACGCGGGCGTGCGGGTGGTGCATCTGCGCACGGGCATCGTGCTCAACCCGGCGGGCGGCGCGCTGGCGAAGATGGTGACGCCGTTCCAGGCGGGCGTGGGCGGCAAGCTCGGCAGCGGTGCGCAGTGGATGAGTTGGATCAGCCGCGAGGATTGGATCGGCGCGGCGCATCACGCGCTGTTCACCGATACCGTGCGCGGTGCGGTGAATCTCGTGGGGCCGGAGCCGGTGACCGCCGCGACCTTCGCCGCGACCTTGGCGCGCGTGCTGGGGCGGCCGAACCTGTTTCCTGTGCCGGCGTTCGCGCTCAAGACGCTGTTCGGCGAGATGGCCGCGGGGACGATCCTCGCGAGCCAGCGCGTAATGCCGAAGGCGCTGCA is a window from the Pseudogemmatithrix spongiicola genome containing:
- a CDS encoding sigma-70 family RNA polymerase sigma factor, with translation MSFHRDELVQRHIGLVHYLARRLHTTLADDADLDELVSAGLGGLLAAAEAFDASRGLAFSTYAATRIRGAMLDELRRVDPLTRGARTRARRLERTRDSLAQSLHRNPDSQELADALDTDLLGLLAWEREALDATPLSLDASQAPPHIDTPRREDRIPAVDPDLDLELDRERERERLREALHSLDRDALEVLVLSFFEDRPLREIAPRLGVTESGASRIRARALRQLKLRLTNPRVA
- a CDS encoding sigma-54-dependent transcriptional regulator encodes the protein MATILYVDDEPAVGQLLGHMIERAGHHAVGASSVHEALKVLARERVDLIVSDHQMPGLTGLDLLELLKTEGYDIPLIILTGYASIEHAVSAIKAGAVDYITKPVDGPHLEIALEQALKFESLKRENAALRDEVMQLRQNQQILGDSPAIQKALNEVAMAAPTRASVLLLGESGTGKELFARAIHEQSERRSQPFIKINCAAIPEGLIESALFGHEKGAFTGAIKRVEGAFERANRGTLLLDEISEMRLDLQAKLLRVLQEGEFERVGGETPIKVDVRIIATSNRALAEDAAEGRFRQDLYFRLSVIPIHIPPLRERRSDIPLLAMRFAMRAAQEYKKDIQGIAPDAMEWLRAQAWPGNVRELQHLVERAVVLSRDPVLTFPAFAGTDRRATPVAVPATSAAANPATLPDGAIVLDSLDIASAEQRLIEVALARTNGNRTKAAELLGISIRTLRTRLNAPDA
- a CDS encoding DNA-3-methyladenine glycosylase family protein, whose translation is MPPRHAKAIAHLSAVDPILGRWIAQAGPCSLTRERSGTHFAAVARSIIYQQLSGKAAGTIHARFEALFDGRSPEPHEVLKVKHTALRGIGLSERKAEYVRGLAEDVHRGRIPLERVDAMPDAEVIETLTQVRGVGEWTAQMFLMFRLGRLDVLPTLDLGIQTAIKRLYGLRSHPKPERVAKLGAKWAPYRTVASWYLWRVVDDPPQ
- a CDS encoding TIGR01777 family oxidoreductase, producing MPRGTVVQRRTEMPVSAEALFAWHERPGAFERLTPGFMPARVLSRSGGITDGSRVTLGIPVGPVTTTWEMEHVGYVQGREFRDVQRSGPFAHWEHIHRMEPLGDSTSVLDDRITYALPLPPFGDVVAGWFTRERLERLLQWRHALTKLDLERHAQFAAQPRLRIAVTGASGFLGTSLCAFLTTGGHSVLRIGRGRGNDVHWDPARGQLDASALEGVDAVIHLAGSSVAERWTSEHKRSIRESRVQSTRLIAQAIAKLTRKPRVLLSGSAIGIYGSRADEVLDESSTLGDDFLADVGREWEAETRAAEDAGVRVVHLRTGIVLNPAGGALAKMVTPFQAGVGGKLGSGAQWMSWISREDWIGAAHHALFTDTVRGAVNLVGPEPVTAATFAATLARVLGRPNLFPVPAFALKTLFGEMAAGTILASQRVMPKALQTSGFAFAHPSLATALRFELGLL